The Mycolicibacterium doricum genome includes a region encoding these proteins:
- a CDS encoding glutamate ABC transporter substrate-binding protein: MPFFSMTSRRRVTATLALTVAVPFAATACGGGGVGDENTIVVGTKFDQPGLGLRNPDGSMSGFDVDVATYVAEELGYAPEQIEWKESPSSQRETLIQNDQVDYIVATYSITDSRKEKVDFAGPYLITGQSLLVRNDNTDITGAASLAGNKRLCSVSGSTPAQKIKDEYPGVQLQQYDTYSACIEALKNGAIDAVTTDEVILAGYAAQTPGAFKIVGDTFSEERYGVGLKKDDAEMRAKINDAIEKMESSGAWKEAFDRNLGPAGITAPTPPQIDRY; this comes from the coding sequence ATGCCGTTCTTTTCGATGACGTCTCGCAGGCGCGTCACCGCCACCCTCGCGCTGACGGTCGCTGTGCCGTTCGCGGCGACCGCCTGCGGAGGTGGTGGCGTCGGTGACGAGAACACCATCGTCGTCGGCACGAAATTCGACCAGCCCGGCCTGGGCCTACGCAACCCCGACGGTTCGATGAGCGGCTTCGACGTCGACGTCGCCACCTACGTCGCCGAGGAACTGGGCTACGCCCCCGAACAGATCGAGTGGAAAGAGTCACCGTCCAGTCAGCGTGAGACGCTGATCCAGAACGACCAGGTGGACTACATCGTCGCCACCTACTCGATCACCGACTCCCGCAAAGAGAAGGTGGACTTCGCCGGGCCCTACCTCATCACCGGCCAGAGCCTGCTGGTGCGCAACGACAACACCGACATCACCGGCGCCGCGTCGCTGGCCGGCAACAAGCGGCTGTGCTCGGTATCGGGCTCCACGCCGGCACAGAAGATCAAAGACGAGTACCCCGGTGTGCAGCTGCAGCAGTACGACACCTATTCGGCCTGCATCGAGGCGCTGAAGAACGGCGCCATCGACGCGGTCACCACCGATGAGGTGATTCTGGCCGGTTACGCCGCGCAAACCCCGGGTGCTTTCAAGATCGTCGGTGACACGTTTTCGGAGGAGCGCTACGGCGTCGGGCTGAAGAAGGACGACGCCGAGATGCGCGCCAAGATCAACGACGCTATCGAGAAGATGGAGTCCAGCGGCGCCTGGAAGGAAGCCTTCGACAGGAACCTCGGCCCGGCAGGCATTACGGCGCCCACCCCCCCGCAAATCGACCGCTACTGA
- a CDS encoding amino acid ABC transporter permease, protein MEIFTEYRAEIFQAFWTTVQLTVYSAVGAFILGTVLAGMRLSPVPMLAWLGTAYVNVVRNTPLTLIILFCSFGVSQTLGITLVDPQSSTSIEDSNFRLAVLGLTVYTASFVCETVRAGVNTVPLGQAEAARSLGLTFGQNLRMILLPQAFRAVVIPLGSVLIALTKNTTIASAIGVAEAALLMKEMIENTAALLVVGSIFALGFIVLTLPLGLLFGWLGKRLAVAR, encoded by the coding sequence GTGGAGATATTCACCGAGTACCGCGCAGAGATCTTCCAGGCGTTCTGGACGACGGTCCAGCTGACGGTCTACTCCGCGGTCGGAGCGTTCATCCTGGGCACGGTGCTGGCCGGGATGCGGCTGTCGCCGGTGCCCATGCTGGCCTGGCTGGGCACCGCGTACGTCAACGTGGTCCGCAACACTCCGCTGACGCTGATCATCCTGTTCTGCTCGTTCGGGGTGTCCCAGACTCTCGGGATCACGCTGGTCGATCCGCAATCGAGTACGTCGATCGAGGACAGCAATTTCCGGTTGGCGGTGCTCGGGTTGACCGTGTACACCGCGTCGTTCGTGTGCGAGACGGTACGCGCGGGGGTCAACACGGTGCCGCTGGGCCAGGCCGAGGCGGCTCGTTCGCTCGGGCTGACGTTCGGTCAGAACCTGCGGATGATCCTGTTGCCGCAGGCTTTCCGCGCTGTGGTCATCCCGCTGGGCTCGGTGCTGATCGCGCTGACGAAGAACACGACGATCGCCTCGGCGATCGGCGTGGCCGAGGCGGCGTTGCTGATGAAGGAGATGATCGAGAACACCGCCGCGCTGCTCGTGGTCGGGTCGATCTTTGCCCTGGGGTTCATCGTCCTGACGTTGCCGCTGGGCCTGCTCTTCGGCTGGCTCGGGAAGCGATTGGCGGTGGCTCGGTGA
- a CDS encoding DUF1622 domain-containing protein, with the protein MIETVTALDILPESTLRSAVDVMVRLVEACGAVVIVVGALIAIVKFAATLARRDIGEFSSVRLTLGRFLALGLEFQLASDVLRTAISPSFEEIGKLAAIAAIRTALNYFLAREIAEEQRAVEEGRAAQSPPDESPR; encoded by the coding sequence GTGATCGAGACCGTTACGGCGCTGGACATCCTTCCCGAGTCGACATTGCGTAGCGCCGTTGACGTCATGGTCCGCCTGGTCGAGGCGTGCGGCGCCGTAGTAATCGTGGTCGGCGCCCTCATCGCGATCGTGAAATTCGCTGCGACGCTGGCACGCCGCGATATCGGCGAGTTCTCTTCGGTCCGGTTGACACTGGGCCGGTTCCTCGCCCTCGGTCTGGAGTTCCAGCTCGCCAGCGACGTGTTGCGCACGGCGATCTCTCCGTCGTTCGAGGAGATCGGAAAGCTCGCAGCGATCGCCGCCATTCGCACTGCGCTCAATTACTTCCTGGCCCGTGAGATCGCCGAGGAGCAGCGCGCCGTCGAGGAGGGCCGGGCCGCGCAGTCGCCGCCCGATGAGTCCCCGCGATGA
- the recX gene encoding recombination regulator RecX: protein MTSFPHPSTSESGPDPDPNREEQAHAYCLRLLTARARTRAELAGKLTQRGYAEPVVARVLDRLVDVGLVDDEDFAEQWVRSRHLYAGKGKRALADELRRKGVDDEVISSSLADIDAGAERHRAERLVRDRLRREKLDDEPGSDLKVKRRLAGMLARRGYSQSMALDVVTVELAGERQRRRV from the coding sequence ATGACGTCCTTCCCGCACCCGTCGACTTCTGAGTCCGGTCCCGACCCCGATCCGAACCGCGAAGAACAGGCGCACGCCTACTGTCTGCGCCTGCTCACCGCGCGGGCCCGCACCCGGGCGGAGTTGGCCGGCAAGCTGACGCAGCGCGGCTACGCCGAACCCGTCGTGGCGCGCGTGCTCGACCGGCTGGTCGATGTCGGGCTCGTCGACGACGAGGACTTCGCCGAGCAGTGGGTGCGCTCCCGCCACCTGTACGCCGGAAAAGGCAAGCGCGCGTTGGCCGATGAGTTGCGCCGCAAGGGTGTCGACGACGAGGTGATCAGCTCGTCGCTCGCCGACATCGATGCCGGGGCCGAACGTCACCGGGCCGAGCGGTTGGTCCGCGACCGGCTGCGCCGCGAGAAACTCGACGACGAACCGGGTTCGGACCTCAAGGTCAAGCGGCGGCTGGCCGGCATGCTGGCCCGCCGCGGCTACAGCCAGTCGATGGCGCTCGACGTGGTCACCGTCGAGCTGGCCGGCGAGCGGCAGCGGCGTCGGGTCTGA
- a CDS encoding amino acid ABC transporter ATP-binding protein, producing the protein MISMQEVNKHFGDLHVLKDINLRVDRGQVVVVLGPSGSGKSTLCRTINRLEAIDSGTIAIDGEVLPAEGRKLAQLRSDVGMVFQSFNLFAHKTILENVTLAPTKVRGLGKDAARQTAMALLERVGVANQADKYPAQLSGGQQQRVAIARSLAMNPKVMLFDEPTSALDPEMINEVLAVMAALASDGMTMLVVTHEMGFARRASDRVVFMSDGAIVEDAEPAQFFDNPRTDRAKDFLGKILHH; encoded by the coding sequence ATGATCTCGATGCAGGAGGTGAACAAGCACTTCGGTGATCTGCACGTCCTCAAGGACATCAACCTGAGGGTCGACCGGGGTCAGGTCGTGGTGGTGCTCGGTCCATCGGGGTCCGGCAAATCGACGCTGTGCCGCACCATCAATCGGCTCGAGGCCATCGACTCGGGCACGATTGCGATCGACGGTGAGGTACTGCCAGCGGAGGGGCGCAAGCTCGCGCAGCTGCGTTCCGACGTGGGCATGGTGTTCCAGTCATTCAACCTCTTCGCGCACAAGACCATCCTCGAGAATGTCACGCTCGCGCCGACGAAGGTGCGCGGACTTGGCAAGGACGCCGCACGCCAGACCGCGATGGCTCTGCTCGAACGGGTGGGGGTCGCCAATCAGGCCGACAAGTACCCCGCCCAGTTGTCCGGCGGCCAGCAGCAACGTGTGGCAATCGCCCGTTCGCTCGCGATGAACCCCAAGGTCATGCTCTTCGACGAGCCGACCAGCGCACTGGACCCCGAGATGATCAACGAGGTGCTGGCCGTGATGGCGGCGCTCGCGAGTGACGGCATGACCATGCTGGTGGTGACGCACGAGATGGGCTTCGCCCGCCGCGCCTCGGACCGCGTGGTGTTCATGTCCGACGGGGCGATCGTCGAGGACGCCGAGCCTGCTCAGTTCTTCGACAACCCCCGGACCGACCGCGCCAAGGACTTCCTCGGCAAGATCCTCCATCACTAA
- a CDS encoding amino acid ABC transporter permease has protein sequence MSGTVLFDAPGPRARRRNLVITVITLAITVFIAWVVYSRLEEKGQLTAAKWQPFLTSDLWTTYVLPGVQGTLTAAAVSIVLALILGFGLGVGRLSLISPISRVCAVIVEFFRAVPVLIMMIFAYFLYAFYDVFPSRHLALAGVITGLTLYNGAVIAEIIRAGVHALPRGQAEAASALGLRWGQTMRSILLPQAVTSMLPVLVSQLVVVLKDTAIGYQITFVEMVRQGTVVGSSYGNYIPALIVIAALMISVNFALSTLASGLERRMRRSRRGPAPLDTEAVEQEGAPGAKVV, from the coding sequence ATGAGCGGCACCGTCCTGTTCGACGCGCCGGGACCGCGCGCCCGACGACGCAACCTCGTGATCACGGTCATCACCTTGGCGATCACCGTGTTCATCGCTTGGGTCGTGTACTCGCGACTCGAGGAGAAAGGCCAGCTGACCGCCGCCAAGTGGCAGCCGTTTCTGACGTCGGACCTCTGGACCACTTACGTGCTGCCCGGCGTGCAGGGAACGTTGACGGCGGCCGCCGTGTCTATCGTGCTGGCGCTGATCCTCGGATTCGGGCTCGGCGTCGGTCGGCTGTCGCTGATCTCGCCGATCAGCCGGGTGTGTGCGGTGATCGTGGAGTTCTTCCGCGCCGTCCCTGTGCTGATCATGATGATTTTCGCGTACTTTCTGTATGCCTTCTACGACGTCTTCCCGTCCAGACACCTTGCGTTAGCCGGCGTCATCACCGGTCTCACGCTCTACAACGGCGCGGTGATCGCCGAGATCATCCGTGCCGGCGTGCACGCGCTCCCGCGCGGTCAGGCCGAAGCTGCGTCAGCGCTCGGTCTGCGCTGGGGGCAGACCATGCGCTCGATCCTGCTGCCGCAAGCAGTCACGTCGATGTTGCCGGTGCTGGTCTCTCAACTAGTGGTCGTGCTGAAAGACACCGCAATCGGCTACCAAATCACATTCGTCGAGATGGTGCGCCAGGGCACCGTCGTCGGATCGTCCTATGGCAACTACATCCCGGCACTCATCGTCATCGCCGCGCTTATGATCAGCGTGAACTTCGCCTTGTCCACCCTGGCGAGCGGCCTCGAGCGGCGGATGCGGCGATCCCGTCGCGGACCGGCGCCGCTGGACACCGAGGCGGTCGAGCAGGAAGGCGCACCGGGTGCGAAAGTGGTGTAG